CGAGGCCCAGGTTGAACGCGATTTTGCGCGCCTGGAACGGCTGCAGGCCCACGGCGGGGTCCACGTGCTCGCGGTTGATTTTCTCGGGATGCGCCTCGGCTACTTCCTCGATGTCCATGCCACCCTCGGTGGTGTAGATGATGACGTTTTTGCCCGCCGTGCGGTCCAGCAGCACGCTCATGTAGTACTCCTTCGGCTCCGAAGCGCCGGGGTAGTACACGTCCTGGGCCACCAATACCTTGTGCACTTTGCGGCCTTCGGGGCCGGTTTGCTTGGTGATGAGCTGCATGCCGATGATGTTGCCGGCAATTTCCTTCACCTGCTCGAGGTTTTTGGCCAGCTTCACTCCGCCCCCTTTGCCCCGTCCGCCGGCGTGGATTTGCGCCTTGATGACGTACCAGCTGGTGCCGGTTTCGGCGGTTAGCCGCTCGGCGGCGGCCACGGCCTCCTCGGGCGTATCGGCCACGATGCCTTCTTGCACGCGCACGCCGTATTTTTTCAGGATGTCCTTACCCTGGTATTCGTGAATGTTCATAAAAACGGTAAAGGGGTGGTTTAGCTAGGCTGACTCTCGGTTGGTGGCACGAAAGTACGCCTTAGCCCGTCATTGCCCATACCACCGGGCCAACACGGCTTCGGCGGGCTTGTGCTGGGGCGTGAAATCGGCGTGGCGGCGGGCCGGGCCGTCGGGGGCCAGACCGGGGTACCATTTCCAGATAAACATGCCCTTGAGCCACGGCAGGCCCCAACAGGCCCGGAACATGGCCTCGTAGCAGCGGGCCTGGGTGGCTTCGTCGGGGGTCGCAAAAGCGGCCGTGCGCTCGGGCCATTCCCAGGGGCGGGCGGCGGCATCGGAGGTGGTTTTGTAGCCAATTTCGGTGAAAACCACCGGCTTCTTGATTTTCTTTTGCCAGGCCGCCAAGGTGCGCAGGTGGGGCTGCCAGCCGCGCAGCAGCGTATCGACCGAAGGGCTGGCGGCGTTGCTGAGCGGGAAATACGCCTGAATGCCCACGTAGTCCAGCGCGTCCCAGAACTTGATTTGCTGGTACTCGCCGCTCCAGTTGGCAGCGTAGGTGAGCGGGCCGTGGTACACGCCCCGAATCTGGCGGATGAGGCGGCGCCAGGCCCGGTCGTGGGCCGGCTCGGTGGCGTGCAGCAGCTCGGTGCCAATGCACAGGCCGTCGAAATGCGCCGCTTCGGCCACCTGGGCATAGTGCAGGATGTAGCTGGCGTAGCTGGCAAACCACGCGTCCCAGTTGGCGGGGCTGATCATGTTGATGTCGCCGGGCCAGGTGCCATTGCCCCGCACCCACAGATGGGGCTTCATGAGCGTACGCAGGCCGTGCTGGTGCGCCAGCTGAGCGGTTTGAATGAGGCCGGCATCGCTTTCGCCCCAATACCCACCGCGTCTCGGGCGCCGCTCCGTGCGCACCCGAATCACCGGCTCGGTGGCCCCGGCTTGCCAGCCAAAGGGCATTTGCGCTATCCATGTCACGTGGGCTTTGCGCAGCGGCTCAAGCTCGGCATCTGTAACGGAATCGCCGCCCACCCAGCTCACGCCGCGCAGCCGCGTGCTGTCGAACGTGCCCGGGCCGCCAAACGAAGCAGCCGGGGCCATTAGCTCGCTGGCATCGGCGCGGTTCGCTCCGGCCGTGCCGGGGCGGCGGGGCCACCAGAGGGCCAGCAGCGGCACCACCCCCAGCAACGCCAGCGGTACCCAGCGCCGCCACGAAAAGGAAGGAAGGGCCATGGGGAAGAATCCAGTCAACGGTCGTTTTTTTAGTGAAGCCAAAATCTTGTCTGCGCCAGTTGGTTGGCGACGCAACGGCTAGGGTTCCGCTCCGGCGGGATTGTGCGTAGCTTTGCCACTACTGCACCATTCACGTCTTTTGCTACCCCCCGTTGCTGCAAGCTATCAACATTCACAAGAGCTACAACTCCTTGAACGTACTCAAGGGCATCGATTTAACGATTGAAAAGTCGGAAATCGTGAGCATCGTCGGTTCTTCGGGAGCGGGAAAGAGCACCTTGCTGCACATCCTTGGCACCCTCGACAACCCCGATTCGGGCGAAGTACTGTTCGACGGCGAATCGGTGAGCTCGCTGGGGCGCAACGACTTGGCCCGGTTCCGCAACCGGCACATTGGCTTCATCTTCCAGTTTCACAACCTGCTGCCCGAGTTCACGGCCCTCGAAAACGTGTGCCTGCCCGCCTACCTGGCCGGCCGCTCCGAAAAAGAAGTGCGCGTGCGGGCCCGCGAGCTGCTCGCCATGCTCAACATGGAATTCCGTGCCGACCACAAGCCCAGCGAAATGAGCGGTGGCGAGCAGCAGCGCGTGTCCGTAGCCCGCGCCCTCATCAACTCGCCCGAAATCATCTTCGCCGACGAGCCCAGCGGCAACCTCGACACCAAAAACGCCCAAGAGCTGCACCAGATATTCTTCCTGCTGCGCAAGGAATTGGGCCAGACCTTCGTGATTGTGACGCACAACGACCAGCTGGCCGAAATGGCCGACCGCAAGATTGTGATGCGCGACGGCCACATTCTGGAAGGCGGCTAAGCGGTGCCCGGGTTGAGCTCATTGGCTACAAAAAGCACGTTATCCCAAGCCTGCCGAAGCACCCCTACCAGGTGAGTATTTGCCTCGCTGCAACGAAGCGGTAGAGATGCTTCGGCAAGCCCGAGATGACGCTGGTACGCTTCCCTCCTCGCCCGCTGCTAGCTCACTCAGGGAGTGGCCACAAACCATTTATCGCCGGAGTCGTCCAGATTGTGGCCTTCCACTTTGCCCCGGGTGGCGGCGTCGCCGGCGTAGTAGTACAGGGGGCGGCCCTTGTAGGTGAGCTGCTCGCGGGAGGTAGACCCGGTGCCATAGGGCCCGGTACCCGCGCTCTGCTCGCGGGTAAGAGTACCAAAGTTGCTGGCTGACAGCGTGGACGGCACCGCGGGCGCGCTCATATACAGCGCCGGCCAGATGGCGGCGCAGCCGCCCGTGCAGTTGGTAGCCTGCGTACTTGAGCTGGTGTTGTCTTTGGCAAAAAAGTACAGCGTGCGGCCCAGGGCATCGGTCAGGTAGGTTTTGGTGCTGACGGCGTGGGTGGTTTTGTCTTCCACGCTTTTGCTGGCCAGCACCACGCCGTAGCTTGGGTTTACTACGTGCCAGATGCCGCCAATGCCGTTGCCTCCGGTCTGGCCAGCGGCCTCGCGGGTGTACACGCCGCTCGCGGCCGGGGCGTAGTAGTAGAGCGGCCAGCCTTTATAGGTGGTTTGCTGGCGGCCGTCGGCGGTGGTTTTGGTGGCAAAGTCTTCGGCTTTCAGGGCCTTGGGCACTTTCAGGTTGGCCTCGTAGTACACGGGCCACAGGGGGTTGCAGGTGGCGCTGGTGCAGGTATTGGCCCCGTCCACGTCGCGGGCAAAGAAGTAGAGGGTATTGCCGCTGGCATCGGTCATGTAGGTGCCGAGCGTGGCAGAAGTAGCGAGCTTCACGGTCGCTACAGCATCGGGGTCTTCGGCGGGCGCGTCGCCGTCCTTTTTGCAGCTAACTAAGGCCGTGCTCATCGAGCCGAAGAGCGCCAGGACCAGCCCAAGCAGCCAGAAGCGCATCAAGAAAGATTGTGTTGGTTTTACCATGACGGAGTTGTGTTTAAGCTTTTGAAAAAAGGCGGCTGAATGATTCTTGAGCTAAAAAACAGGGCACAAGAAGTCACGTCCTCGGCCATGGGAATGGCGGGGAAGGCAGGCCAGGCTAGGCGCTTGGCCAAATGGAAAAAGGACGACGAGAACTACCGGTCGGCAGTGAGCGGAGAGCGGCCGGAAGTCGGCGCCGACTTCTGTGCTAACTCCCGGCAAAAAAGCCAGCCAGTGCAACCACAGGCAGCGCCGGCGGAAAGCCAGCCAAGCGTGCCTGTTGAGGGTTACATATAGATACTCGGAGGCAGCCGGAAAAAGGTTGTTTTGGTTGGTTTAAAATCCTTAAGCAGCCGCATTGCCCAGCAAAAACACAGAGCCAGAGCACACTGCCCCTGGCCCGATTATGGCTAGTCTCAAAGGGCCTTGCACTGAGCTGGCGCTCTCCCAACCTCATTAGCTTTAACTAATTTTAATAACCAGCACAAACACTTGATATACAGCAATAAAATTTACTAATATTTATGGCTTTCTTGGCACGTTTCGTGCAAGCTGTTGGTTATACATCCGAACATCAGTTGGACACATTAATAAAAAACACAGCCATGACCGAGGCCACCAAAACCACCAAGGACATTACCAAAAAAGTTAAAATCGAGAGCTTGGATTTGAGCCGCTCCGACGAGACGCTGGACCTGGCGAAGGACCTCGCTAAGTTCATCAAGGACAACAAGCTCACCACGAATGTGCAGGGCAAGGAGTTTGTGAACGTCGAAGGCTGGCAGTACGCTGGCTCGCGCCTTGGCATTGTGCCCATCGTGGAGCACGTCATCAACGTGAGCAGCGACCAGGAACTGAAATACCAAGCCAAGGTGACGCTGTTTGACATCCGCCACCAGCTCACCGTGGGCGCCGGCTTTGCCGTGTGCTCCAATAAGGAGAGCGGCAAGAAGTTCTACCAGGAATTTGCCATCATGAGCATGGCCCAGACCCGGGCCATCGGCAAGGCGTACCGCAACTGCCTAGCTTGGATTATCCGCGCCGCTGGCTACGAGCCCACGCCGGCTGAGGAAATGGAGTACAACACCAACACGCCAGCAGCGGCACCCGCTCCGGCAGCAGCTGTAGCCCAGGCCGTGCCCGCCATGCAGGTAGTTCCCGCCGAAGTGCCGGCAGTAGCCGCCGAGCAAGCCGCGCCGGTGCAGTACGCCACGGCTTCGCAGAAAGAGGAAATCATCCGCTTGCTCAACCATCCGGTGATTACCCGTCCGGAGAAGACCAAGATGCTGCTCAACATCAACCGCCTCGATGAGGAGCGCGCCGTGCAGGCCATCGCCAAGCTGCGCAAAGCCATCGACGACCGTGAGAACGGCGAGAAGGCCGCCGCCTGAGCTTCGGCTTAATTCAAACGAAAAGCCCGGCACCTTGCGGTACCGGGCTTTTCGTTTGACCCTTTTTAAAAGGGCGTTGGGCTGAAATTATCCTAAGCATTGATAATAGATGCCTAGCGGTTTGCAGGTGGTGCGCACCAGAGCGAAGTCCCTACGTCTCACCCTAGAATAGACCAAGCGCCCGATTAACCTTGCAAAGCAACCGGGACAACTCCTGGGTTTTATTCTTTGCTCACCCTCACCATTTTTTCTTGCCCCTGAGCTGAAATAATGCGCAGCAGATAAGTGCCGGGCAGCAGCGCACTGGTATCCAATAGGTCCAATCCAGTGGCACTGGCAGTCTGTTTCCAGCAGACTTTTCCTGTTACGTCGGTCAGCGTGAGCTGACTGCCCGTGCCGGCTCCGCTAACGGTGAGCAGGTTGGCGGTTGGGTTGGGAAAGGCCGTGGCCGTCTGGCTGGCAGTTGCCCCAAAGTGCACTGCCCGCACCTGGCTATAGGAGAAAGTACTGTCGAGGTCCGTACTCCGCAAGCGGTAATAATTGACCTCGGAAGTCGCCCGCGTATCAACAGCGCTATACTGTTTAGGGGAAGTACTAGTGCCAGCAGCTGCCACGTCGGCAACGGTATGCCAATCGGCGATACCAGTACTGCTGCGCTCCACCCGGAAACTTTTGCTGTTGTGCTCGCTGGCGGTGGCCCACTTGATGAGGGCATGGCCATTTTGATTCGCCACCATGAAACTCGTCAGGGTGACTGGCAGAGGTGCGTTGATATCCTGTATCGCAACGGTGTTTGTGACCATATCAATGGCACCTGCCGTAGTCAGGGCGCGGCCGTAGAGTGTGGCCCCGGTGTGAAAGCTGATAGCCCCATGCGCTAGCAGCGTCCCGCGGAAAACAGAGTTGGCGCCCAGCGTAACTGCCCCCTCGACCTGCCAATAAACGTTGGCCGCAGAGGCTCCATTAATCAGCTTAACATGGGACAAGTCCCCAGTGGTTAATGCACCGTTCAGCTTGATGATAAAAAGCGCGTTGGGGTTATTCTGCGCATCCAAGACCAAGTCACCCGCCAGCGTTGTGGCGGCCCCCAGGCAATACACGTTGGGCGTGAGTACCTGAGGAGCTCCAACCGGTCCTCCCAACACGGTTAGGGAGTTATCCGCACAAGTAATGGCGGACATTTGGCCGTAGGCCACGGCCACATCTGTCGCGGCTTGCGTCGCGTAGGCATCGCCGGTGCCGCTGTTTCCGACATATACTGCTCCTCCAATTACGGTTCCGGCCGGAGCCCCCCCGAAACCAGTTACCGGGGTGGAGCCCGTGCCCACATCGCCTGTGACAACGGTGGCCCCGGAGTTGTCGAGGCGGCCCACAGCCGTGAAAACCGCGAAGGTTGAAGTAACGCCCAGGGCAGGAGCCACTACTTGCCCCATGCTGGTTTGGGGTAAGGCCGAAAGCGAAGTGAGAGCGCCTAGTAAGAGTAGTATTTTTTTCATGATAGCAGTGTTGTAGGAATGGAAAATATGGTCACGTCGGAAAGGGTACTCGGCGGCTGAGTTAGCCATTGCCGGTAACCATAGTTGTTTTAAGGAGCAGTTATTTAGTGTTTTAGAACCTTCGATAGACTTGTACGCCGGAGTTGCGGGCCAGCCTGTGCTCCCAAACATTAAGGCTGCGGCACGTGGGCCTTGCTCACGTGGAGTTGTGCTGCGGGTGGGCCCGCACAAATTGATGGTGCCCCAAAGGCGGCAGTTGCGCTGAAGCTTCTAGCCTCGAATACTTGGCCCGCAGCGTCTACAACTACCCCAGCGGGCTGGTCGCGGGCTGAGCGCCGGCGCCAACTGCCCATTTCCAGCGGCTGCCTGCGCAGGCTTGGCCACGAATAAGTTGCTCCGACCCTGGCTGGCCCAAGGGGTGATACGGAAAGCTGCTACTTCACTGAAAAATCTTGCTTCTAAGAAGTTTACTGCAGCGTAGCCCGTGATGTCTTTAACTTGGATATTACCAGCACCCGTCGAATGGGCGCCCTGCTTGCCCACGGGACTTTGGGCCCGAACGTGCCGCGCCACCAGCAACAACGAGAATAATACGACCAGTGCAACTATTTTTAGCAAGTTGATATACTGCACGTTGTATACTTTGCCAGTAGTTGATTTGCCGGGCAGGTTAATCGAACGA
This region of Hymenobacter sedentarius genomic DNA includes:
- a CDS encoding glycoside hydrolase family 113, producing the protein MALPSFSWRRWVPLALLGVVPLLALWWPRRPGTAGANRADASELMAPAASFGGPGTFDSTRLRGVSWVGGDSVTDAELEPLRKAHVTWIAQMPFGWQAGATEPVIRVRTERRPRRGGYWGESDAGLIQTAQLAHQHGLRTLMKPHLWVRGNGTWPGDINMISPANWDAWFASYASYILHYAQVAEAAHFDGLCIGTELLHATEPAHDRAWRRLIRQIRGVYHGPLTYAANWSGEYQQIKFWDALDYVGIQAYFPLSNAASPSVDTLLRGWQPHLRTLAAWQKKIKKPVVFTEIGYKTTSDAAARPWEWPERTAAFATPDEATQARCYEAMFRACWGLPWLKGMFIWKWYPGLAPDGPARRHADFTPQHKPAEAVLARWYGQ
- a CDS encoding ABC transporter ATP-binding protein — translated: MLQAINIHKSYNSLNVLKGIDLTIEKSEIVSIVGSSGAGKSTLLHILGTLDNPDSGEVLFDGESVSSLGRNDLARFRNRHIGFIFQFHNLLPEFTALENVCLPAYLAGRSEKEVRVRARELLAMLNMEFRADHKPSEMSGGEQQRVSVARALINSPEIIFADEPSGNLDTKNAQELHQIFFLLRKELGQTFVIVTHNDQLAEMADRKIVMRDGHILEGG
- a CDS encoding ice-binding family protein; the protein is MKKILLLLGALTSLSALPQTSMGQVVAPALGVTSTFAVFTAVGRLDNSGATVVTGDVGTGSTPVTGFGGAPAGTVIGGAVYVGNSGTGDAYATQAATDVAVAYGQMSAITCADNSLTVLGGPVGAPQVLTPNVYCLGAATTLAGDLVLDAQNNPNALFIIKLNGALTTGDLSHVKLINGASAANVYWQVEGAVTLGANSVFRGTLLAHGAISFHTGATLYGRALTTAGAIDMVTNTVAIQDINAPLPVTLTSFMVANQNGHALIKWATASEHNSKSFRVERSSTGIADWHTVADVAAAGTSTSPKQYSAVDTRATSEVNYYRLRSTDLDSTFSYSQVRAVHFGATASQTATAFPNPTANLLTVSGAGTGSQLTLTDVTGKVCWKQTASATGLDLLDTSALLPGTYLLRIISAQGQEKMVRVSKE